The Parafrankia discariae genome includes a window with the following:
- a CDS encoding aminotransferase class V-fold PLP-dependent enzyme: MLDVVGAGVPVPLADGREVPYANLDQAASAPCLRGVAEHVERVLPYSASVHRGTGYSSAVCTALYEGARDAVRTFVGGRPDDVVIFTRNTTDSVNLLARSLPAQPPDLDSARSSGGVVVFDLEHHANLLPWRSRPGYRWVPAARTRAETLRALATALDAAPTALVAVTGASNVTGEVPPLAEIVRLARAAGARVFVDGAQLVPHRRVDMAALGIDYLAFSGHKLYAPFGAGVLVGRPDWLATAPPYLAGGGAVREVTSSTVAWADGPARHEAGSPNLLGATAIAAACRLLGALDARDLHEHEDLLRRRLVDGLRAIDGVTIHSLWADGDGSTDDGPADDRAAGDGAAGREAAEGGGSAGPLATGPVGVVTFSVAGHDPGFVAAVLSAEHGVGVRAGRFCAHPLLGRLGAEDGAIRASVGVGSTSADVDRLLAGLAELVGRGPRRRYRELGDGSWGPASDGRALPPWVAEHMAAGDAPGRAPVPGHAHDRAGLPAYSSPCGT; this comes from the coding sequence TTGCTCGACGTGGTCGGGGCCGGCGTCCCCGTTCCGCTCGCCGACGGGCGCGAGGTTCCGTACGCCAACCTCGACCAGGCCGCCAGCGCGCCCTGCCTGCGCGGGGTCGCCGAGCACGTCGAGCGCGTCCTGCCGTACTCGGCGAGCGTGCACCGCGGAACCGGCTACTCCTCCGCGGTCTGCACCGCGCTCTACGAGGGGGCCCGCGACGCCGTGCGCACGTTCGTCGGTGGCCGTCCGGACGACGTCGTGATCTTCACCCGGAACACCACGGACTCGGTGAACCTGCTGGCCCGCAGCCTCCCGGCGCAGCCGCCCGACCTGGACTCGGCGCGTTCCTCCGGCGGTGTCGTCGTGTTCGACCTCGAGCATCACGCGAACCTCCTCCCGTGGCGGTCCCGACCGGGCTACCGGTGGGTGCCGGCCGCGCGCACCCGGGCCGAGACACTGCGCGCGCTCGCCACCGCCCTGGACGCGGCGCCGACCGCGCTCGTCGCGGTGACCGGCGCGTCGAACGTCACCGGTGAGGTGCCACCGCTCGCCGAGATCGTCCGGCTGGCGCGGGCGGCCGGCGCGCGGGTCTTCGTGGACGGCGCCCAGCTCGTCCCGCACCGTCGGGTCGACATGGCCGCGCTGGGCATCGACTACCTCGCCTTCTCCGGGCACAAGCTGTACGCGCCGTTCGGCGCCGGTGTGCTCGTCGGACGTCCGGACTGGCTGGCGACGGCTCCGCCCTACCTGGCCGGCGGGGGCGCGGTCCGCGAGGTGACCAGCTCCACCGTGGCCTGGGCGGACGGCCCGGCCCGGCACGAGGCCGGCAGCCCCAACCTCCTCGGCGCGACGGCGATCGCGGCCGCCTGCCGGCTGCTCGGCGCGCTCGACGCCCGCGACCTGCACGAGCACGAAGATCTGCTGCGCCGCCGCCTGGTCGACGGGCTGCGCGCGATCGACGGGGTGACCATCCACTCCCTGTGGGCCGACGGAGACGGGTCCACGGATGACGGCCCCGCGGACGACAGGGCCGCTGGAGACGGGGCTGCCGGTCGCGAGGCCGCCGAGGGCGGAGGCTCGGCCGGGCCACTGGCCACGGGGCCGGTCGGGGTCGTCACCTTCTCGGTCGCCGGGCATGACCCCGGGTTCGTCGCCGCGGTCCTCTCCGCCGAGCACGGCGTCGGGGTACGCGCCGGGCGCTTCTGCGCGCATCCACTGCTGGGGCGGCTCGGTGCCGAGGATGGCGCGATCCGCGCGAGTGTCGGCGTCGGCTCGACGAGCGCCGACGTCGACAGGCTGCTGGCCGGGCTGGCGGAGCTCGTCGGCCGCGGGCCGCGCCGGCGGTATCGCGAGCTGGGCGACGGAAGCTGGGGTC